The stretch of DNA AATTTATGTACCTTTGAACTAGGATAATTACATCCAAGCATTACTATACAAATGAATAAaagttttaattaaacaaaatccTAATGGTGGAATCGGATTAAGGGACTATAATTGTAGCTTTCAGAGTGGGCCAAGTTAGGTTGGGCTATCTGAAGGAATTAGGTCGGATAATTATAAACCCATTTAGGACAGCCCAGTTAAGGTTGGTACACAATGTGCTCTTGTACTTACAATATTAGTGTATATAAGTTTTTTGTGTAACTTTTTATTTCAAAAGTAATATTTGAGTTCTTAACTTTTTATGTTTAGTATTCTtctaaaaataatgatatcacttgaaaaaaaacatttttaagaAAGAAAATTTGGTGTATTTTctcaggtttttttttttaaaaaattagttaGTAGTGTTATTATAGTGCAAAAATTATGTGCATTTATTTCCATTGCAATATTTCTTACAATTTACATATATGTATTTTAATATGATAAAGTcacactaaattttttttacactCTAGTGAATAAAATTTGGACAATAATGAAATTTCACGATGcaaaaagatataaaaaaaagcaaaaacttgtgtgagacatatctcttatttgagttatccatgaaaaagtataattttttatgctaagagtattactttttattgtgaatatggatagggttggaGATAAcggtgagacggtctcacacgaGACTCACTCTGAAAAAAATGGATAATTCGTGGGAGAAATATGGACTCGGTCTGCAGTAAGACAATGTTTCCTGGTGGTACAGAACAAAAGTTTGAAAACAGCGCAACACACAAAATATTCATGATAGCCGACGATATCGTTATTCTTCTTGTTTGATCGATTTCATCACCTGATCTGACTGGCCATTCTGTTGATTCTGCATAGAAGAAATCAAGCCAATTTCATTACATTGAATCCTCGCGTGAACGTAAATCATGTCGCTTAAAGACAACTAACTACCTGGATTCGAGTACAGATTTCCACGACTTCAGAAAGTGGCGCCCAATCGCCAAAGTTTCTTTCAATGAACTGGTAAGCAAGCCCACTCTTCCCTTTGCCAACAATGAAGAGACCACCTTTAATCTCGCCTTCGCCtttgaaattctgttccacccCAATAGCCTTCGCTCGCTTGTAGTTTGCGATAGCTCGGGGATTAAGTAAAAACCCGGATATGAACTTTTCTTTCATCAGCTTACCCCCACCAAGGGCCTTGAAAAACTCTTGTCCCCTGTCAAATATCACCGCACCGCCCCAGTATCGTGGCCAGAAGTTTTTGACCTGAAAGCATTTATTGTGTCACTAAGGATTAGATATAGATTACCATAAAACTCAGGAAAACGTACTTCTGATTCTATGTGCTCATGAAGAACTGCAAATAGTTGGACTCCTAGAGCATCGAACATCGGTTTCTTCGAATATAGTTGATGTGCTTCAGCTCTGCACATGATGCACCTAAAGAATAGAATAACAATAAAGCATTTTCTTGTTAGAGAATTATCTCGTTTGTCCCATGATCCTAATATACAGTACCATATTAGATATTGCAAGAAGTTTGAGCTCATGTGAAGTGACcaaaaaatttttgacttccttgAGATGGCACTGCCTAATTACGTACGTCTAATAACTTGTAGTTGTATGCTATCTTTCAATAACATAACCTCATCAAACCctgaattttatctacaaaTCATACCCAGGGCGACGAATGCAGACAAGTATAGCTGGTCTTTCACGCCACAGTTCGGATGCCTTCATGGGGGGCGTCTTCGATTTGATCAAAGGCTCTATCCCAATCTTGTATTCAGGAGTCAGCTTCTGAACGGATATATTCTCAATAGTCGAATATGGAGCCACGTTTTCGACTACTGGGGGAGGTTGAATGCAGCCACAAGCTCTAGATTCAGCAGGCATCGCTGCTACAACTCCTTTGAAAACATATCCTTCTTTGATCTTGAAACTTGCCAATGATTGTTCTAAGGAAAATTCTTTACTCGATAATTTTGTAACACCATGAAGTTTCTTGGAGTTAGCAGAAGAGGACTCGCTTTTTTGAGTGATGTTGTTTCTGGACGACAATGTGCTTCTGTTTCTTGCTGGAAGGGAATATTGAGCTGGTAGAGGGTTTACACTGCAAGCTACGGTTCGGTCCATGAAACGAGCGATATGGCCTCGTTTCAATCCAAATTGGGACGAGAGATCTGTGATGCTCATGGCAAGAAGCTCAGGCAGACATTTCCCCGAGGCTTCGAGCTTGTCCCCATACTGCATCAGCGCACGATCGTGCAGGTAGGATCTGATCTCTATAGCATCCTTGAAAAGATAAATTGTTGAGAGATTAGTAGATGATAGATGATAAAATTGTTTATTTTTCAGATAGAGAAAGGACAATCAAGTATGATTTGCCTTAACACCACAAATCTCGACATAATTTGGTAAAAGTTTGTGAGTTTAACTTGAAACATTCTGATAAAAGAAAATAACCTTACAAAAGTCCTCCATTGAAAATTCTGATTCAACATGCTCATTTCTGCTAGGCAAGTAAACAAGCCTAATCGAGTTCAAGCTCAAGCGATGCTTCTACTTGAGTACGTACTCCGACCGAATTTGATCAAACAGTCAATTAATGTTACACTCGAATTTAATCATCTTCCTTtcagtaaatatttttttgagcTCATGTAATTcgacgacgacgacgacgacTTGATCAATAAGTGAACCAACCTTATGTTGTCGAGTCATGCCAATATGATCCATGTCTTCAGAATTCATAACCTTCAAAGTAGGCACATCATCCCACCCTTCTTCCAACAGCTTCGGTAACACTTGCTTGAGCGATCCATTCCCAACAAATTCCTCCACCGAAAAAGAAGCCATCGCCTTTCGAGTCGAAAATCTCAGATATTCtttgtttgattattttaagttgCTACACTGGAGTTAATGTTGATGTATAATATGATTATAATACTACCTCTAATACAACATTAGTCGCCTGCACTATAACTCTGGGGTTCAATGTTATATTTTCTTGCGTTGTCATTTTTTGCCGGCCAAAATTAAAAACCAATTATTCTAAATTCCTTGACAAAATCACAAGCATGATCATGCAAATGCCGCCCCAATAATGAAATCTTAGTTTTGTTTGATATGGACAAAGATGCCTCAGatttcaagaaatttaccaGAGTTACTGTTTACATTGCTTAACTTAATGTAAAGTTGATTTAAACAGTAATCCAAATACATACCTATTAGATTCCTACCGAAGACTGAAGAATCTATGGCTATCTTCATAGAAATAAAgcttactttaaaaaaaataaaataaaaataatatattattattattattgagtaATAATATACCAGCATAGTTATAATAAATATTGGTAGTTCAACTGTCTTTCTCACTTTTTAGTTTACTAATTCTTTGAAATAATTGGCAATCACTCCTTTATTCTCAACTATTTTTAAGACTCTGAAAATTAATCATTCtagaaataatttatttcatgTTGTATGAATTAAAAATAGAGGATTGGATAAacaattttcattaatttttatgtaGGCATAAAATAGAgggaaaaaagtaaaaaaataaatttgctCTGTGGTCCAAGCAACTTTCTACCTAAAAAGATAGATTTGGCAATGGCAATGGAATGGACATGACCATCCCAACCAACATTCTTGTGTGCATTAATAATACAAGTAGACAAAGATTTCATTAAATAATTTTCGATCTTTCGAAATAATGAATAAGAATTAAAGTACTAGTTTGTCTGAACGGGGTTGGCTGGAAATCTCTAACTTCCTACgtttttttaagtaaaaattattattttggaggAAGATCAATGTTTgcgaaaaaggaaaaaaaaaatagttttctTATCTACTCCCTCGTTATGtcgaaaataatattatttttattttttattaatatatctctatttaattcataaaaattcttatGAACCCTTTCACGGCTCAATTTCCAATtcatgaaaattattaatttttatatcaaaagtattaattttcataataaaTATAGATAAATCAATTGTCTCATTAATATAGATCTGTCTGATAAGAGAATTGAATTTGGGGTCTTGTAATTACATAACTATTGGAAAGTATATAAGCActcattaaataaaatttaaattggaagttgttttatttttatttttatttttgagtgggtctcatgtgagaccgtctcacggattactttttcatggatgacccaaataagagattcgtcttacaaatacgatccgtgagaccgtctcatacgagtttttgcctttatgagtgagtctcatgtgagaccgtctcacggatcttaatctgtgagacgggtcaaccctacctatattcacaataaaaattaatactcttagcataaaaagtaatactttttcatggatgattcaaataagatatccgtctcacgaatacgacccgtgagaccgtctcatacaagtttttgcctaaaaaataatactcttagcataaaaaataatatttttaccgatattcacactaaaaagtaatattgttagcataaaaaataatattttttcatggatgacccaaataagagactcgtatcataaaatatgacccgtgagaccgtttcacacaagtttttgcctaaaataTATTAAAGACTTTTTCTTAGCGTTTTGTTCTTCCAGAAAATAAATTGTTTTTGGCCAAAAATGATAGTGAAAAGTCATGACTaagttattaaatatttaaaacctAAAATCTTAGAGACtacaaaataataattgtcTAATGAAAGTTGGGGCCAAGTTGGGGTTCATGAGTATTAAATCAGCTCAAAAAATTTATTCGATATACaccaaataattatatttatgaaTTTCATTATCgaaaaaaacaaattatatatactTAGTCAATATGATTTTTAGACTACTACTTCAACTCACAGGTGATAGTGAAATTTATCTTggaaaaacaaattatatatatttatttatatgaataaaaaatataagatattttaaaaataaaattaatagttTTTCGTAGGCAGGGTCATTTGTTCGCAAGGCGTCCCAACACTTTCAACATCTACACCCATCATAACATGACACGTGTATATCGAGATTTCCAGAGGCGGATTTGCGTGTGAGTGGTGCTCTGTGCTTTAAAGATGAAACGAGAAACGAGCTTTAAGTGAGAAACAGTGAGTTTTGGAAGGAATTACTACCATCATTGAATCGAAAAGGTGCAGTGAGATCGGGAAAATATTTTGCTTATTAGGTTGTTTGCCTCTGTGTATGTTTATTTTGATGTGTCTCAGATTATTTACATGTATATGTAGACGCATCTTGTTGGCGCTCTAACTGCGTTGTGTCTGTGTTTTTCAGCCGTTGCAAATCTTGGAAATAAATGTTTCTCTGTTGTGGGTTTTCCCCATTTTATTGAAGTCTGCACAAAGATTGGATTTTTATATCACTGGTTTTGGGAAAAAATGAATCTTTATGGAGTggtaaattaaatttagaaacTTACCCTAGAAGCAAAGATGGATTCTGGGGGTTCCAACTTCTTGATTTTGTAATGGTCAGTTTCAATTCGAAGGAACTTTCCAGTATTTATGATTCTACGTCAAATTTTGATCCAATTCGTGGAATTGATGAGTTTGGACTGTTATTTCTTTATAAATGTGTCATGATGTCGTATTTGAGATTTGTGTGATCTGTCATCACTGCTTATTTGGTTTTCAAAGTAGCGTTGTTCGAAGtatttcttttgtttttatcaTTATGGCGGTTTATGTCTACAAACGCTGTCATCACTGCTTATTTGGTTTTCAAAGTAGCGTTGTTCGAAGtatttcttttgtttttatcaTTATGGCGGTTTATGTCTACAAACGTTGCATTTTAAACCGCGCTACTTTGAAAACCAAATAAGCATTGATGACAGATCTCACAAATCTCAAATACGACATCATGACACATTTATAAAGAAATAACAGTCCAAACTCGGCAATTCCACGAATTGGATCAAAATTTGACATAGAATCATAAATATTGGAAAGTTCCTTCAAAAGAATTGTTGTGTATATTTTCTTTAAGGTCCGAAAGGGGTTTTTGAGATTTTAAACTTCAAAATCTTTTACTTTCGTTGTCTGTGATGCTTACAAATCTTTCTTGCCCAACTGACTTTGGGTTAGTTGGTAAGCCATTTGTCACTGCACGAACTAGCCTTGGAACGGTCTTCTTGTAGCGAACAGAATGTAAATCCTCCGTTTTGCTTACACATAAAGTCTCTTGCTTGACTGGCTAGAGGCACTTGATGTCTCATATTGATTCACTCTGAAAATTATCAAATAGAAGTGTGAAATACTATCAATGATttcatgtaatttttttaagaaacaGGCCATTATGTACGAGGAATTTATGAATAATTTACGTGATCTCGTGAATCGGTGATAAAAGGTTCCAATAACATTATAATAAACTTTTGCAACCTTTGAACCTGGAGCATTCATGAAGTGATGCACTTTAGAAAACAATTAGACTATTTTTTTAGTTTTGTATGCATACAGTAATGCAGCAAAACCTTTTGAAGACTAGCAAAACTAGTgaatctttttgagtgaaaaAGAATCACTGAACCAGAAATTATTCTAGTGCTTTTTGTTTCTTGTTCATCTCGGGGAGCTTTAGGAGTTTAGTTTTTTAAGGTGGCTTTTTCTTGTTtccaatttttgtttttgttttgtcaATTAAGGTGGAGCAGCGCTAAAAATGCAGCAAATGACCCATGGTGTGGCATATTTGCTAGTTCTTGACATTTTTACAGCATTATGGTCTAGCTCAAGGAAGTTTGATATTTAGAAGAGGTTTTTGGGCAAGGTTACTGGACATGAGTATGATAGTTGGGACATGCTTGAGCTAAGGCATACCGGTATATCGACTTCATTTTTTGTCTTCATAGTGCTTCCCCTGGTTACGTATGTTTTACTGGGAAAATGGAGTGAGGCTTCAAGAAGGAAAGAGCGGATTAATTTGATTGCCAAACAGGCAGCAGAGGAAGCCCTTCGAGTCGAAGATATGGCTGTTGGTAGTGTTATCCCTCTCTCGAGTGTTCCAAATGGTGGCCGTCGTCTGTGTGGAAGGTGCTCTGGACCTGCTACAACTCGTTGCTCCCAATGCAAATCAGTTTGGTATTGGTACGACTAGTTCTTTTATTTCATCTCCCAACATATCTGCGTGCAATTTTTGAGTCGCGAGTTTTTCTCGCAATGGTAATGTTGCTTGTGAAATTAGTGGGTCTAGTCCAAGATTGAATTAGAAGCACAAGAAAAATGGATTCTTAAATAAGGTAATAAGTTAGACATTGAAATCATATTATGCTTCAAGGTGGCCTTCATTTTAGGCTATTTGTGGAACCTCATTTTTTCCGCAGAAACTTATGAAAGCAGAATGACATTGGTAAAAATTTGTAATTGTCTTTCTGTTTCTCGTGTTTGGTGACAAAGGTTATACCATGTTCTACAATAACAATCCTATGTTCCATATTTTCTTTGTCTTTATATAAAAGAGTGTGATCTGTCTTTACCATTTCTTGGAACTGTGTCGTAATTGTGTCAATGAACTTTTGAATAATGAGAGGATTACATGTGTACTGACATGTTGTACTCTCATCCACAGTTCTGGAAATTGTCAGATTATTCACTGGAGGCAAGTTCACAAGTTTGAGTGCCATCAATTAGCAAACAAATGCCATGATTGTCACCAAAATGTATCTCACTTGAGGACTCTCAAGCAAGCATCTCATATGATGAAACTATGGATCCAAATCTGCTTGAATGCAATGTGAAGGAGCCGAGTCTTGAGAAAATCAATGCCAGCATGAATGGAAATTCTGATCAGAAAAGCACATTGCATGAAAACAACATGG from Primulina eburnea isolate SZY01 chromosome 6, ASM2296580v1, whole genome shotgun sequence encodes:
- the LOC140833461 gene encoding uncharacterized protein, with translation MASFSVEEFVGNGSLKQVLPKLLEEGWDDVPTLKVMNSEDMDHIGMTRQHKDAIEIRSYLHDRALMQYGDKLEASGKCLPELLAMSITDLSSQFGLKRGHIARFMDRTVACSVNPLPAQYSLPARNRSTLSSRNNITQKSESSSANSKKLHGVTKLSSKEFSLEQSLASFKIKEGYVFKGVVAAMPAESRACGCIQPPPVVENVAPYSTIENISVQKLTPEYKIGIEPLIKSKTPPMKASELWRERPAILVCIRRPGCIMCRAEAHQLYSKKPMFDALGVQLFAVLHEHIESEVKNFWPRYWGGAVIFDRGQEFFKALGGGKLMKEKFISGFLLNPRAIANYKRAKAIGVEQNFKGEGEIKGGLFIVGKGKSGLAYQFIERNFGDWAPLSEVVEICTRIQNQQNGQSDQVMKSIKQEE